The genomic region aacttatttatataaaaatttccgacttattttatcatttagGTGAAGCTGACGAGGAGGAGGATGATTCATTAAAGAAGAAGATGGAGGCTATGAAAGCCGCAAAAACAAAGAAAAAGGAGGTCGCTAAGTCCTCACTAGTAATTCACGTTGAGCCAGCAAGTGTCGATGTTGATTTGGACGAAGTTTTGAAATTGGTTCGCGGCTTAAAAGTTGAAGGTTTGACTTGGGGTGAAGCTTCGGCCAGGATTCCTCTAGCTTTTGGAATCGAGAAGCTCCAAGTTATGTGTACTATCGTTGATGACCTAGTTAACACCAATGAAGTTGTGGAGATGATTGAAAACCTGGGCCTATCAGAGGAGGACAAGGCGAAGAAGAATGAGCGTGAGGATGAGGATGAGGAATATGACAGCGATGATGAGGTTCTCGGACTAGTTCAATCTGCCACCATTGTTTCTTTCAATaaactataaatatactatatgataatggaataatttatatactaatacaCTTTATGTTACGGTATAcgtataaattattagtcATATTAATGACCAAATCAAGTCACGTTCAAAGGTCTTGATTAGAGCCACGTCGCCGTAATCAAGTTTAACTCTTGTGGATCCATCCGCACACGCGACTGCATTTTTACAAAGAGGGACCACCTTTACTTGTTTACAGCTGTAAAAACTCGTTTCGTCAGTTGtcctaaattatttatatttatttaaaggTAAGTGGTAAAATTTCAACTAACTTGTTTGATATTTCCTCTCGGATTAAGCACCTCATAACGGAACTGGATGGGTCCATCTTTAGCTTATGGTTAAAACAGTCAATAGACTCCTTGATTATTTCATCATCTATGtaattaatgtaaaatagtttgaaaaaataaataacaaatgTGTATCTGGTTACTAATGGCCTTTTCCAGTGATTTTGGAACATCTGGGTGCTCAAGTAGACATTTAATCAAACTGGTTCCcttgaaaaaattaattttcgATATGTTGTATGCCCAGGCTGTAGACCCTGTCCCGGAAGTTATGAGAATCCCAGAGGACTTTACTCTTTTCAAAGGCCTATCATCCACTTGAACTATTGAATAAAAGGACTTTCCAAAGTCTTCTCCTGTTATCATAACGTCGTTAACGATTCCGTAGGGTAACGAGTATGAATCTGTGTTTGAGGGATGGTAGTCATTGATTAGTTCCTTCTCCTCAAAGCTTGAACTTGCGTTTCTCACaagtattttttcaatCACACTATTGTCGAAACAATTGGTTGAGGTTTCGTTGCTTTCATCGGATTTTAACCTATTGAAGTTTAGCATCTTCCTTTTGAACAGTTTAAACCTTAACCTTTGCCTTGGTATCGGATGTAAATTAAAGTTCAACAAGTTATCCAACAACACTCGAACGTACTGGTCGTAGGTAATTAGTACATCGTCCCCTTTAACTGGAATTTGGGAGTTATCTTCTGCATAATACAGACTTGGATCATCAAAATGTAGTCTCTTCTCACTAATTCGGTTATAGGAATAACTACAAAACTCTTTCAAATTCTTATAAAAGATGCTAGAATCATAGGATTGGTCTGGTGAATCGGATTTTGAAGGGCTTGAACTATCTTTAGATGTTGGTTGGCATTTTTCATAGTCATAGTATCCACAGTTAAAATGTTGTTCGTTTTTTGGGCCGAAGTATGACATGCATAAAGTTCCCATACTCCTTTCAGGGTCTGTGTTAAGTCCTGCCAGCCAGATTGGTTTATCGGAAAGTTGATCTGCTGGTATCAATGATGCTCCCTCTAGGAACGTTCCATCACCTCCTAATCATGTTattaattatctaattGGATTCtttgtattatatatatatatatcgCTTTAAGTAACTA from Theileria annulata chromosome 1, complete sequence, *** SEQUENCING IN PROGRESS *** harbors:
- a CDS encoding uncharacterized protein (Tap821d03.p1c.cand.72 - score = 33.72) yields the protein MIKITLLRNLNSNFSSKTRKYARNFSSSSGFSEIVMKVLSNYKSTKVKNVFVLEKITKYDLEIQNGLSPSQIYKTFPLAYNTHLKHKKIMKSLIYHLKNVYNLETQVVKAQSKELLPFEGSKNTERIRPDLLIAAGGDGTFLEGASLIPADQLSDKPIWLAGLNTDPERSMGTLCMSYFGPKNEQHFNCGYYDYEKCQPTSKDSSSPSKSDSPDQSYDSSIFYKNLKEFCSYSYNRISEKRLHFDDPSLYYAEDNSQIPVKGDDVLITYDQYVRVLLDNLLNFNLHPIPRQRLRFKLFKRKMLNFNRLKSDESNETSTNCFDNSVIEKILVRNASSSFEEKELINDYHPSNTDSYSLPYGIVNDVMITGEDFGKSFYSIVQVDDRPLKRVKSSGILITSGTGSTAWAYNISKINFFKGTSLIKCLLEHPDVPKSLEKAISNQIHIYDEIIKESIDCFNHKLKMDPSSSVMRCLIREEISNKTTDETSFYSCKQVKVVPLCKNAVACADGSTRVKLDYGDVALIKTFERDLIWSLI
- a CDS encoding translation elongation factor E1-F beta, putative (Tap821d03.p1c.C.cand.38 - score = 29.86;~SMART pfam:EF1BD (PF00736) at aa 127-240, E()=2.50e-15), whose translation is MADLKVDFDSLGKTEGLLNLDKFLSYHSFVGGVKNATTDDVAVFKKLGKAPAEEEYPNVYRWYLHVSTWCNSPPKELPKGNFPVKEDKKTDDDIDLFGEADEEEDDSLKKKMEAMKAAKTKKKEVAKSSLVIHVEPASVDVDLDEVLKLVRGLKVEGLTWGEASARIPLAFGIEKLQVMCTIVDDLVNTNEVVEMIENLGLSEEDKAKKNEREDEDEEYDSDDEVLGLVQSATIVSFNKL